The following proteins are encoded in a genomic region of [Eubacterium] hominis:
- a CDS encoding site-specific DNA-methyltransferase, protein MNTDTIQMSLFDYFMEDEQFTIPEATALVKEQKNLQVNDESIRARIYEGLELGIFKRVARGVYKVESQLEQKKATCLLINGDGRDLSFIEDNSIDGIITDHPYDLAKSLTGGNRKFATYELFKYTQKDFQEKMRVLKEGAFCVEFLPEENEVNYQYLYEIKQMAIKEGFKYFTKVPWIKGDFKANTGRKSKNREDIMFFSKGEPRTLKLDAKKNIQLAKENDIDVKGLTSYEVKERLEAHGLSVFYMKGTSGMLPTEFQSEVENFPKEFDFQPRSRTQKVMEAEKPVALMVSIIEYISLPDELLLDQFGGSGNFGIACLNTNRNAIIVEKDEQTFERMKDNIVNTMKDKSEASISIKEVDLDEDMDMEMELM, encoded by the coding sequence ATGAACACAGACACAATTCAAATGAGTTTGTTTGACTACTTTATGGAAGATGAACAGTTTACCATTCCTGAAGCTACAGCACTTGTGAAAGAACAAAAAAACTTGCAAGTAAATGATGAATCTATTCGTGCAAGGATTTATGAAGGACTTGAATTAGGCATCTTTAAAAGGGTTGCTAGAGGTGTTTATAAAGTAGAAAGTCAATTAGAACAGAAGAAAGCTACTTGCCTTTTAATCAATGGAGATGGTCGTGATTTATCGTTTATTGAAGACAATAGTATTGATGGAATCATTACAGACCATCCATATGATTTAGCAAAATCTCTGACTGGTGGCAATAGAAAATTTGCGACATACGAGTTATTTAAGTACACACAAAAAGACTTTCAAGAGAAGATGCGTGTGCTAAAAGAAGGAGCATTTTGTGTAGAATTCTTACCTGAAGAGAACGAAGTAAATTATCAATACTTGTATGAAATCAAACAAATGGCAATCAAAGAAGGCTTTAAATATTTTACAAAAGTGCCTTGGATAAAAGGCGATTTTAAAGCAAATACAGGGCGAAAATCAAAGAATAGGGAAGATATCATGTTCTTCTCAAAAGGAGAACCACGCACTCTTAAACTGGATGCGAAGAAGAATATTCAACTTGCGAAAGAAAATGATATTGATGTAAAAGGATTGACTTCTTATGAAGTGAAAGAACGCTTAGAGGCACATGGTTTAAGTGTTTTTTATATGAAAGGAACAAGTGGAATGTTACCTACAGAATTTCAAAGTGAAGTAGAAAACTTCCCAAAAGAATTTGATTTTCAACCAAGAAGTCGAACGCAAAAAGTAATGGAAGCAGAGAAACCAGTAGCACTTATGGTATCTATTATTGAATATATTTCGTTACCTGATGAACTTCTGTTAGATCAATTTGGTGGTAGTGGAAACTTTGGAATTGCGTGTCTAAATACAAACAGAAATGCAATCATAGTGGAGAAAGATGAACAAACTTTTGAACGCATGAAAGACAATATTGTGAACACTATGAAAGATAAAAGTGAAGCAAGTATCTCAATCAAAGAAGTTGATTTGGATGAAGATATGGACATGGAAATGGAACTTATGTAG
- a CDS encoding metallophosphoesterase, producing MIYVTGDIHGEIDISKLNTQNFSQAKAGDYLIVCGDFGLIWDMKPSRAEEYWMKWLSEKPWITLFVDGNHENFDRLKNYPITEEWGGKVQKIYDKVYHLMRGEIYLIEGKKIFTFGGAFSHDKMYRREGISWWEDELPTKEECEYAIANLKTVGDTVDVIITHDAPKSIARRYGYDRVDMSQVYATDKEDITAFLEHISHFVNYKQWYCGHYHMDFDDSESFHFLYQTILKIDM from the coding sequence ATGATTTATGTTACAGGAGATATTCATGGTGAAATAGATATTTCGAAGTTGAACACTCAAAATTTCTCGCAAGCCAAGGCAGGTGATTATTTGATTGTCTGTGGAGATTTTGGTTTGATATGGGATATGAAACCAAGCAGAGCTGAAGAATATTGGATGAAATGGTTATCTGAAAAACCATGGATTACTTTGTTTGTGGATGGGAATCATGAGAACTTTGATCGTTTAAAAAACTATCCTATTACAGAAGAATGGGGTGGAAAGGTTCAGAAGATTTATGATAAGGTTTACCACTTAATGCGTGGGGAAATATATCTGATAGAAGGCAAGAAAATCTTTACTTTTGGTGGAGCGTTCTCACATGATAAAATGTATCGTAGAGAAGGAATTTCTTGGTGGGAAGATGAACTACCAACAAAAGAAGAATGTGAATATGCAATAGCGAATTTGAAAACTGTTGGAGATACTGTAGATGTCATTATCACACATGATGCACCGAAAAGCATTGCTCGAAGATATGGATATGATAGAGTAGATATGAGTCAAGTATATGCAACAGACAAGGAAGATATAACGGCATTCTTAGAACATATTTCACATTTTGTAAACTATAAACAATGGTATTGTGGACATTACCATATGGACTTTGATGATAGTGAGTCCTTTCATTTTCTTTATCAAACAATTTTAAAAATTGATATGTAA
- a CDS encoding helix-turn-helix domain-containing protein → MAVFRMERNTGYTVMSNHHLRNKELSLKAKGLLSQMLSLPEDWDYTLAGLSYINREKIDAIREAVRELERAGYIQRSRERDEKGRLRGTDYIIYEQPPNLDLPTLENPTLENPTQEKPTLENPMQLNKDIQKTDLPKKEKSNTDLSSNHSIPILSPNPSPLREETAEPERKGTEAADAYSVYEEIIKDNIEYEHFIKHTNIDRERLDEIVSLILETVCTKRKTIRIAGDDYPAELVKAKFMKLNSSHIEFVFDCMKENTTKIRNIKQYLKAVLFNAPNTIDSYYTALVNHDMYGGY, encoded by the coding sequence ATGGCAGTTTTCCGCATGGAGAGAAACACAGGATATACGGTTATGAGCAACCACCATTTACGCAACAAAGAACTTTCCCTAAAGGCAAAAGGGCTGTTATCGCAAATGCTGTCCTTGCCGGAGGATTGGGACTATACCCTTGCGGGACTGTCCTATATCAACCGGGAAAAAATCGACGCTATCCGCGAAGCTGTCCGGGAGCTTGAAAGAGCCGGATATATTCAGCGTTCAAGGGAGCGCGACGAGAAAGGACGCTTGCGGGGAACTGATTACATCATCTATGAGCAGCCGCCTAACTTGGATTTACCTACATTGGAAAATCCAACATTGGAAAATCCTACGCAGGAAAAACCTACGTTGGAAAATCCAATGCAATTAAATAAAGATATACAAAAGACTGACTTACCAAAAAAAGAAAAATCAAATACGGATTTATCAAGTAACCATTCCATTCCTATCCTTTCCCCTAACCCCTCTCCTTTGAGGGAAGAAACGGCAGAGCCGGAACGGAAAGGAACGGAAGCGGCAGACGCATACAGCGTGTATGAGGAAATCATCAAGGACAATATCGAGTATGAGCATTTTATCAAGCATACCAACATTGACAGGGAACGCTTGGACGAGATTGTGTCCCTTATCCTTGAAACTGTCTGCACCAAACGAAAGACAATTCGTATCGCCGGGGACGATTATCCGGCAGAGCTTGTCAAAGCAAAGTTTATGAAGCTGAACAGCAGCCACATTGAATTTGTCTTTGACTGCATGAAAGAGAACACCACGAAAATCCGTAACATCAAGCAATATCTGAAAGCGGTACTTTTCAACGCGCCCAACACCATTGACAGCTATTACACCGCCCTTGTCAACCACGATATGTACGGCGGCTATTAA
- a CDS encoding Fic family protein: MNPFKKAIKESQDYYENFITRSVHSSNKIEGNTLSYAETYAIIFNDNSFSLSDVKPREIYEAINLKYALQESLKQQDNEINPSLIVKLNEIINKNIKDTSGYRKIPVFIRGADFVPPEAKYVSNMVMEQLYFYNHSTLPLLERIADFHIQFEHIHPFEDGNGRTGRLLINHELIRNNEIPIVIPDNKRAEYFEYLQNYDVKGLAHMIEELQKVEKEKMNLYVKEIVSEDIDKSIEEDFEDRDI; encoded by the coding sequence ATGAATCCTTTTAAAAAAGCGATAAAAGAATCTCAAGATTATTACGAAAATTTCATTACTCGTAGTGTCCATAGTTCAAATAAAATTGAAGGAAATACTTTATCATATGCAGAAACATACGCTATCATATTTAATGATAATTCATTTTCTCTATCAGATGTAAAACCTAGAGAAATCTATGAAGCAATCAATTTAAAATATGCGTTACAAGAATCATTGAAACAACAAGACAATGAAATCAATCCATCTTTAATTGTAAAGCTAAATGAAATTATCAATAAAAATATCAAAGATACAAGTGGTTATCGTAAAATTCCAGTGTTTATTCGTGGGGCAGATTTTGTACCACCTGAAGCTAAATATGTATCGAATATGGTAATGGAACAACTCTATTTTTATAATCATAGTACATTGCCATTGTTAGAAAGAATTGCAGATTTTCATATTCAATTTGAGCATATACATCCTTTTGAAGATGGAAATGGCAGAACAGGTAGACTACTCATCAATCACGAATTGATTCGTAATAATGAAATACCAATCGTTATCCCTGATAATAAAAGAGCTGAATATTTTGAATACTTGCAAAATTATGATGTTAAAGGTTTAGCTCATATGATTGAAGAATTACAAAAAGTAGAGAAAGAAAAAATGAATTTATATGTAAAAGAAATTGTTAGTGAAGATATAGATAAAAGTATTGAAGAAGATTTTGAAGATAGAGATATTTGA
- a CDS encoding DUF1738 domain-containing protein — translation MPEKKKLSKTREMLVNEYVKSLEQDQLPWIKEWGSKPPHNAITKTPYRLYNKVLLWYIQERNHYEDSRWCTIRQAESREWFVKKGEKSIPLEFYYYYNKRTHKSMTIEEFYKFITDIRKNGSLDEEQLQELLKEYVLTSSSFNVFNVQAQMEHRHYLKDGTEYVKATDYYQLLKEIKADKKASYEEKNQRYTELKERYELVTEEIPIEKIPTIEYKSNEVVDSIIKNMGVDYEEKGDRAYYSPSEDKITLPPMTTFHSEYGYYATKLHESCHATGHSSRLNRDIENRFGSQKYAIEELRAEIGSSFLMAELGLEADETHVNNHKAYIQSWISELKNDPKVLFDAIKDADEIVDYIKDIEDFEKYISLSEIEQETLDTIEEDMDELEMEM, via the coding sequence ATGCCTGAAAAAAAGAAACTAAGTAAGACTAGAGAAATGTTAGTCAATGAGTATGTTAAATCGCTTGAACAAGATCAGCTACCTTGGATAAAGGAGTGGGGAAGCAAGCCACCTCATAACGCAATTACGAAGACACCATACAGACTTTATAACAAAGTTTTACTTTGGTATATTCAAGAACGAAATCATTATGAGGATAGTCGTTGGTGTACGATACGACAGGCAGAATCAAGAGAATGGTTTGTTAAGAAGGGAGAGAAATCCATTCCATTAGAGTTTTATTATTACTACAATAAGAGAACTCATAAATCAATGACGATTGAAGAATTCTACAAATTTATTACTGACATCAGAAAAAATGGAAGCCTTGATGAAGAGCAATTACAGGAATTGTTAAAAGAATATGTTCTTACCAGTTCATCATTTAATGTGTTCAATGTGCAGGCTCAAATGGAACACAGACACTATCTAAAAGATGGTACAGAGTATGTAAAAGCTACCGATTATTATCAGTTGTTAAAAGAAATCAAGGCAGACAAAAAGGCAAGTTATGAAGAAAAAAATCAGCGTTATACTGAATTGAAAGAACGATATGAATTAGTGACAGAAGAAATTCCTATTGAGAAAATACCTACGATTGAATATAAATCAAATGAAGTCGTTGATAGCATTATAAAGAATATGGGAGTGGATTATGAAGAGAAGGGAGATAGAGCATACTATAGTCCTTCCGAAGATAAAATTACTTTACCACCAATGACAACATTCCATTCAGAGTATGGATACTATGCGACAAAGTTACATGAATCTTGTCACGCAACAGGGCATTCCAGTCGCTTAAATCGTGATATAGAAAATAGATTTGGAAGTCAAAAATATGCAATAGAAGAACTAAGAGCAGAAATTGGTTCTTCTTTTTTGATGGCAGAATTGGGGTTAGAAGCTGACGAAACTCATGTGAATAATCATAAGGCTTATATCCAAAGTTGGATTTCTGAATTAAAAAATGATCCGAAAGTTTTATTTGATGCGATTAAGGATGCAGATGAAATTGTAGATTACATTAAAGATATTGAGGATTTTGAAAAGTATATTTCACTGTCTGAAATTGAACAGGAAACACTGGATACAATAGAAGAAGATATGGACGAATTAGAAATGGAAATGTGA
- a CDS encoding DUF5348 domain-containing protein, with protein sequence MTQKTGALIFDETADRYDIRFDLNDYYGGLHCGDCLEVFVRGKWKPTRMEYGDNWYLVGVRASDLNGLRVRI encoded by the coding sequence ATGACACAGAAAACAGGAGCTTTGATTTTTGATGAAACGGCAGACCGTTACGACATTCGCTTTGACCTTAACGACTACTACGGAGGATTGCATTGTGGGGATTGCCTTGAAGTGTTTGTACGCGGCAAATGGAAGCCGACCCGCATGGAGTACGGGGACAACTGGTATCTTGTCGGTGTGAGGGCTTCGGATTTGAACGGGCTGCGGGTGCGTATCTAA
- a CDS encoding PcfB family protein — translation MQDEVNEKVVSLAIKTSKLTAEVLQKAMKALLAKGKGQLTKAPHGKITMRQLMKQGEKVSNIEITDQNIKAFDPIARKSGLDYNVKKIENGKPPTYLVSFKGKDIDVMTEAFREFTAKKLGRDKKPSIRKLLSTLKDKAAALNAQKDKVKKKDREVSL, via the coding sequence ATGCAAGATGAAGTCAATGAAAAAGTCGTGTCTTTAGCAATCAAAACATCTAAGCTGACCGCCGAAGTGCTGCAAAAGGCTATGAAAGCCCTGCTTGCCAAAGGCAAAGGGCAGCTAACCAAAGCCCCGCATGGGAAAATCACTATGCGGCAGCTTATGAAGCAGGGAGAAAAGGTTTCCAACATTGAGATTACCGACCAAAATATCAAAGCCTTTGACCCTATCGCAAGGAAAAGCGGGCTTGATTACAACGTCAAGAAGATTGAGAACGGCAAGCCGCCGACCTATCTTGTGTCTTTTAAGGGCAAGGATATTGACGTTATGACCGAAGCGTTCCGGGAATTTACCGCAAAGAAATTAGGCAGGGATAAAAAGCCCTCTATCCGCAAGCTGCTTTCCACTCTGAAAGACAAGGCGGCAGCTCTGAACGCACAGAAGGACAAAGTGAAGAAAAAGGACAGGGAGGTATCGCTATGA
- a CDS encoding class B sortase, whose amino-acid sequence MKKKLILGGLITLLTVSLIPFINLFFKEQEKKEIENNVKEVVQEKESKKEGKKQESSTLSFAELKQMNSDLVAIMYIPNTDIYLPIVQTANNEYYLKHNFYKNYDEQGSIYMDAKASADFGSKNTFIYGHSVLGTGGMFTFLKNYMSASYYQQHPIIKIMTEEKLYDAHIVSAYKDVDTSASYQTNITDDVSYTSYIDVIAGKSNYVTNVQATTDKNMVTFYTCSLDGITNNSQLASTKDRYYIHAVLEVINE is encoded by the coding sequence ATGAAAAAGAAGTTAATCCTTGGTGGACTTATTACTTTGCTAACAGTTTCTTTAATTCCATTCATAAATTTGTTTTTTAAGGAACAAGAGAAAAAAGAAATTGAGAATAATGTGAAAGAAGTTGTGCAGGAAAAAGAATCAAAAAAGGAAGGAAAGAAACAAGAAAGCAGTACCTTGAGTTTTGCAGAACTTAAACAAATGAATTCAGATCTAGTTGCTATTATGTATATTCCTAACACGGATATTTATTTACCAATCGTACAAACTGCGAATAATGAGTATTATCTAAAGCATAACTTTTATAAGAATTATGACGAACAGGGAAGCATCTATATGGATGCAAAGGCATCAGCAGACTTCGGCAGTAAAAATACATTTATATATGGACACAGTGTTTTAGGAACGGGTGGTATGTTTACATTTCTGAAAAACTATATGAGTGCTTCTTATTATCAACAGCATCCAATCATTAAGATTATGACAGAAGAGAAGTTGTATGATGCCCATATTGTATCAGCGTATAAAGATGTAGATACTTCTGCATCCTATCAAACCAATATTACGGATGATGTCAGTTACACTTCATATATTGATGTGATTGCAGGCAAGAGCAACTATGTAACAAATGTTCAAGCAACGACAGATAAAAATATGGTTACATTTTATACTTGTTCATTGGATGGAATTACAAACAATAGCCAACTGGCATCTACCAAAGACAGATACTATATTCATGCAGTATTAGAAGTAATAAATGAATAA
- a CDS encoding GIY-YIG nuclease family protein produces the protein MKESSTKLFVIALIGTICFCLFIFIKQLIKEYKSRNSILNGYFVSADMFLKKWNERYKNETWNKSGCYVILIYSHAIKEFHKEKYEAIYIGQSLHLANRVKQHLQGNGNKNVYHDYQNGKQIYIHLERCMPSYMNRMEKDLIRSFKATRSYNIQKGGGKHRRNKDNFKYK, from the coding sequence ATGAAAGAATCATCAACAAAATTGTTTGTAATTGCTCTTATAGGAACAATATGTTTCTGTTTATTTATCTTTATTAAGCAACTAATCAAGGAATATAAATCACGAAATTCTATTTTAAATGGATATTTTGTGAGTGCAGATATGTTTCTGAAAAAATGGAACGAAAGATATAAAAATGAAACATGGAACAAGTCAGGATGTTATGTGATTCTTATATATAGTCATGCGATAAAGGAGTTTCATAAAGAAAAATATGAAGCAATTTACATAGGTCAATCGTTACATTTAGCAAATAGAGTGAAACAACATTTACAAGGAAATGGAAACAAAAATGTATATCACGATTATCAAAATGGGAAACAAATTTACATTCATTTAGAACGCTGTATGCCTTCGTATATGAACAGAATGGAGAAAGATTTAATTCGATCTTTTAAAGCAACAAGGTCGTATAACATTCAAAAAGGTGGTGGAAAACATAGACGAAACAAAGACAATTTTAAATACAAATGA
- a CDS encoding relaxase/mobilization nuclease domain-containing protein produces MPYTKRIPVHAGERGTGLYNCLEYVRNGDKTEDGILVNSLNCTVEFAEQEFLYIQRKYHKENDDRVAYHVIQSFDIRDDITPEQANEIGMKLCKEIYPNYQCVVSTHIDKGHLHNHIVLNATSLSGRKLEDRLANKIEGLYGLREASDRISLEYGCHVMKDFKPIGKYRRKDYSGKLQETTIKKIYENATAIWKPRIIEQIEKLKKETNSFDELMERLALEGYQIKRGKYLSIKPYGKERFTRLHKLGDEYSEEALRQFFKDKKKGSYVKQLKAVNGYKGRSKYSDSYVEQANNSKLAMELSSKGQQVGKEYPKYYNSRYKEFLRYKELAKSLDFMSAEKIFSYEDLAEKIEAVELELAEREAEYEKQKSIVRTFEENEPFAHTYIETYNAYMLYKEQVEKFGEENITISEDVQKHLTVKENLNDAELQEVREFIRGCGQEKREANRQYSYITYLHSKLTDYDKLRSRALEMNGYIKGMNFGIKMIDEKRSTDEYYCVKLPYTKKYVYLNKNCVTWKEHGVRATMYLIDDETYELYNEDNQKIGEVSGDQLEQISNEEKEEVKEYYASLKVEV; encoded by the coding sequence ATGCCATATACAAAAAGAATACCGGTACACGCAGGAGAAAGAGGAACAGGTTTATATAATTGCTTGGAGTATGTACGCAATGGAGATAAGACAGAGGATGGGATTTTGGTAAATTCCTTAAACTGTACAGTTGAATTTGCGGAACAAGAATTTCTTTATATTCAAAGAAAGTATCATAAAGAAAATGATGATCGAGTTGCCTATCATGTTATTCAATCATTTGATATACGAGATGATATAACTCCTGAACAAGCCAACGAAATAGGAATGAAATTATGTAAAGAGATTTATCCAAACTATCAATGTGTTGTAAGTACACACATTGACAAAGGACACTTGCACAATCATATCGTTTTAAACGCAACCAGTTTGTCAGGAAGAAAGTTAGAAGATAGATTGGCAAATAAAATAGAAGGACTATATGGATTAAGGGAAGCAAGTGACCGAATTAGTTTAGAATATGGATGTCATGTTATGAAAGACTTCAAACCGATTGGTAAATACAGAAGAAAAGATTATTCAGGGAAACTTCAAGAAACAACCATTAAAAAGATATATGAAAATGCAACAGCGATTTGGAAACCACGAATTATTGAACAAATTGAGAAATTAAAAAAAGAAACAAACTCGTTTGATGAATTGATGGAACGATTAGCTTTGGAAGGGTATCAAATTAAAAGGGGAAAATATCTAAGTATAAAACCGTATGGTAAAGAAAGATTTACTAGACTTCATAAATTAGGAGATGAGTATAGTGAGGAAGCACTTCGTCAGTTCTTCAAAGACAAGAAAAAGGGAAGCTATGTGAAACAATTAAAAGCAGTAAATGGTTATAAAGGGAGAAGTAAATATTCTGATTCCTATGTAGAACAAGCAAATAATTCTAAGTTAGCTATGGAGTTGTCTAGTAAAGGACAACAGGTAGGAAAAGAATATCCTAAATACTACAATTCAAGATATAAAGAATTTTTGAGATATAAGGAACTTGCTAAATCATTAGATTTTATGAGTGCTGAAAAAATATTCTCTTATGAAGATCTAGCTGAAAAAATTGAAGCTGTAGAACTTGAGTTAGCTGAACGAGAAGCAGAATATGAGAAACAAAAATCAATCGTCAGAACTTTTGAAGAAAACGAGCCGTTTGCACATACTTATATTGAAACTTACAATGCCTATATGCTTTATAAAGAGCAGGTTGAAAAGTTTGGAGAAGAGAATATTACGATAAGTGAAGATGTACAGAAACATCTTACAGTGAAAGAAAACTTAAATGATGCCGAATTGCAGGAAGTACGAGAATTTATTCGTGGCTGCGGACAAGAGAAAAGAGAGGCAAACAGACAGTATTCTTATATTACTTATCTTCATAGCAAATTAACAGATTATGATAAGTTGCGTTCAAGAGCATTGGAGATGAACGGATATATTAAAGGTATGAACTTTGGTATTAAAATGATTGATGAAAAACGATCAACAGATGAATATTATTGTGTCAAATTACCGTACACAAAGAAGTATGTTTATTTAAATAAGAATTGTGTGACATGGAAAGAACATGGAGTCCGTGCGACTATGTATCTCATTGATGATGAAACATACGAACTATATAATGAAGATAATCAAAAGATTGGAGAAGTATCAGGAGATCAATTAGAACAGATTTCTAACGAGGAAAAGGAAGAGGTAAAAGAATACTATGCTTCATTGAAAGTAGAGGTGTAA
- a CDS encoding type IV secretory system conjugative DNA transfer family protein: protein MKPELKKLLILNAPYLLFVYLFDKIGQAVRLAPGADLSGKVLSLADGFSAAFATPLPSLAPMDLLIGIVGAVLIRLMVYFKGKNAKKYRKGIEYGSARWGNAEDIKPYTDPVFQNNVLLTLTERLTMNSRPKQPKYARNKNILVIGGSGSGKTRFFVKPNLMQMHSSYVVTDPKGTVLVECGKLLQRGGYRIKVLNTINFKKSMRYNPFAYIRSEKDILKLVNTLIANTKGDGEKAGEDFWVKSERLFYCALIGYIWYEAPEEEKNFTTLLEMINASEAREDDPEFQSPVDLMFERLEEKDPEHFAVRQYKKFLLSAGKTRSSILISCGARLAPFDIKELRDLMETDEMELDTIGDRKTALFVIISDTDDTFNFVVSILYTQLFNLLCDKADDEYGGRLPVHVRCLLDEFANIGQIPKFEKLIATIRSREISASIILQSQSQLKAIYKDNADTIVGNCDTTLFLGGKEKTTLKEMSEILGKETIDSFNTSENRGREVSHGLNYQKLGKQLMTEDEIAVMDGGKCILQLRGVRPFFSDKYDITKHPNYKYLSDYDKKNTFDMEKHLRRRPALVKPDEVFDYYEISESDLQEDTDHE from the coding sequence ATGAAGCCGGAACTTAAAAAGCTGCTTATCCTAAATGCCCCCTATCTGCTCTTTGTCTATCTCTTTGACAAAATCGGACAAGCGGTACGCCTTGCGCCGGGGGCTGACCTTTCCGGCAAGGTGCTTTCCCTTGCAGACGGCTTTTCCGCTGCCTTTGCAACCCCGCTTCCGAGCCTTGCCCCTATGGATTTGCTTATCGGTATTGTGGGGGCTGTCCTTATCCGGCTTATGGTGTACTTCAAAGGCAAGAACGCGAAGAAATACCGAAAAGGTATCGAATACGGTTCAGCCCGTTGGGGCAACGCCGAAGATATAAAGCCCTATACCGACCCGGTATTTCAAAATAACGTGCTTCTGACACTGACGGAACGGCTTACCATGAACAGCCGCCCGAAGCAGCCGAAGTATGCAAGGAATAAAAATATCCTTGTTATCGGGGGAAGCGGCAGCGGCAAGACGAGATTTTTTGTGAAGCCCAACTTAATGCAAATGCACTCAAGCTACGTTGTAACTGACCCGAAAGGTACGGTTTTAGTCGAGTGTGGGAAGCTCTTACAGCGCGGCGGGTATCGGATAAAGGTGCTGAACACGATAAATTTTAAGAAATCCATGCGTTATAATCCCTTTGCCTATATCCGCAGCGAAAAAGACATTTTGAAACTGGTAAATACCTTGATTGCCAACACCAAAGGGGACGGGGAAAAAGCCGGGGAGGATTTTTGGGTAAAATCGGAACGGCTCTTTTACTGCGCCCTTATCGGCTACATTTGGTACGAAGCCCCGGAGGAAGAAAAGAACTTCACGACGCTGCTTGAAATGATAAATGCCAGTGAAGCCCGCGAGGACGACCCGGAATTTCAGTCCCCCGTTGACCTCATGTTTGAACGGTTGGAGGAAAAAGACCCGGAACACTTTGCCGTCCGGCAGTACAAGAAATTCCTGTTATCTGCGGGAAAGACACGAAGCTCTATTCTCATTTCCTGCGGTGCGCGGCTTGCCCCTTTTGACATTAAGGAGCTGCGCGACCTTATGGAAACCGACGAAATGGAGCTTGACACCATAGGCGACCGCAAGACCGCCCTGTTTGTTATCATCAGCGACACCGACGATACTTTTAACTTTGTCGTGAGTATTCTTTACACGCAGCTTTTCAATCTGCTTTGCGACAAGGCAGATGATGAATACGGCGGCAGGCTGCCCGTCCATGTGCGCTGTCTGTTAGACGAGTTTGCAAATATCGGGCAGATACCGAAGTTTGAAAAGCTCATAGCCACCATACGAAGCCGGGAAATCTCCGCGTCGATTATCTTACAGTCGCAAAGCCAGTTAAAGGCAATCTATAAGGACAACGCCGATACCATAGTCGGCAACTGCGACACCACCCTTTTCTTGGGCGGCAAGGAGAAAACCACCCTCAAAGAAATGTCGGAAATCTTGGGGAAAGAAACCATTGACAGCTTCAACACTTCCGAGAACCGGGGGCGCGAGGTATCGCATGGGCTGAACTATCAGAAGTTAGGCAAGCAGCTTATGACGGAAGATGAAATAGCGGTTATGGACGGCGGGAAATGTATTTTACAGCTACGAGGGGTGCGCCCGTTCTTCTCTGATAAGTACGACATTACAAAGCACCCCAACTATAAATATCTTTCCGACTATGACAAGAAAAATACTTTTGATATGGAAAAGCATTTAAGGCGCAGACCCGCCCTTGTGAAGCCGGACGAAGTATTTGACTACTACGAAATCAGCGAAAGCGATTTGCAGGAGGACACCGACCATGAATAG